In Uranotaenia lowii strain MFRU-FL chromosome 2, ASM2978415v1, whole genome shotgun sequence, one genomic interval encodes:
- the LOC129741416 gene encoding tigger transposable element-derived protein 2-like yields the protein MDDKLQSDDGLITVFFLPPNVTAIIQPMDQNVIQNNKLRYREKLLLHVMTHDNVNTDGMVHEAWIELGDVVIQQSRKKIGIVIGDKFVHEDNIPLAQLMCTRNNRDDSMIAHNVEERYASKAYTDAEILNLVLDDQSATNEEAEHPEEPDQSASHITEMDESSYEGTTSHAEAVGMFDKIIDWAAESSLPIDDIMCLRILQVAMVKSLEN from the coding sequence ATGGATGACAAGCTGCAGAGTGATGATGGATTAATCACGGTGTTTTTTCTTCCACCTAACGTGACGGCAATTATCCAGCCAATGGATCAGAATGTGATCCAAAACAACAAGCTGCGATACAGGGAGAAGCTCCTACTGCATGTGATGACCCATGACAATGTCAATACTGATGGCATGGTGCATGAGGCCTGGATCGAATTAGGTGACGTTGTCATTCAGCAGTCTAGGAAGAAGATTGGCATAGTGATTGGCGATAAATTTGTGCACGAAGACAACATTCCACTGGCGCAGCTGATGTGTACAAGGAACAATCGCGATGATAGCATGATTGCCCATAATGTGGAAGAACGATATGCGAGCAAGGCATACACCGATGCAGAAATCCTAAACCTTGTTCTGGACGACCAATCAGCGACGAATGAAGAAGCAGAGCATCCTGAGGAACCAGACCAGAGTGCATCTCACATCACTGAAATGGATGAATCATCGTATGAAGGGACAACCAGCCATGCAGAAGCGGTGGGAATGTTCGATAAAATCATCGATTGGGCAGCCGAATCATCCCTTCCGATTGATGACATCATGTGTCTGCGTATTCTTCAGGTAGCTATGGTAAAATCTCTGGAAAATTGA
- the LOC129741417 gene encoding LOW QUALITY PROTEIN: protein FAM200C-like (The sequence of the model RefSeq protein was modified relative to this genomic sequence to represent the inferred CDS: deleted 1 base in 1 codon; substituted 1 base at 1 genomic stop codon) has translation MAGQISELNQDSTIDSFTVNDRILQLELKLCAWAAEHNIAYSAIDKLACVLNTADTDSVVLSGLKLGRTKSTXIMNGIFAATQHDEIVQRMRNEIFSLIIDESTDLTTTKTLAMVIRLFDSETHETKDIFYKAIELKSFDHRTIFDAMIAQFKKDNIDYKKRLVGFASDGASVMMGTKNSVMCLLKKDCPNLIIIKCTCHSLALCASYACNKLPDYIEQLMRDIYSYLAHSPKRMPEFKNIQQVLEVKPLKILHPSATRWLSLEAVVNRNLELFEELNQFFEKQSNGNKNQTAQRILDGLKADLTKPILLFLSYILPLINKLNRMFQAEQPKFISFKIMAFSIKISRNI, from the exons ATGGCtggccaaatttcagaactaAATCAGGATTCAACGATCGACAGCTTCACTGTCAACGATAGAATACTTCAACTAGAATTAAAGCTCTGCGCTTGGGCTGCAGAACATAACATTGCATATTCGGCAATTGACAAATTAGCATGTGTATTGAATACAGCTGACACTGATTCTGTTGTCTTATCGGGATTAAAATTAGGTCGGACTAAATCAACATAGATCATGAACGGAATATTTGCAGCCACGCAACATGATGAAATCGTTCAAAGGAtgcgaaatgaaattttttccttAATCATAGATGAATCAACGGATTTGACGACCACCAAGACATTGGCAATGGTAATTCGTTTGTTCGACAGTGAAACACATGAAACTAAGGACATCTTCTATAAAGCCATTGAATTGAAATCATTCGACCACCGAACAATTTTTGATGCAATGAttgctcaatttaaaaaagataatattgattac aaaaaaagactTGTAGGATTCGCTTCTGATGGGGCATCAGTAATGATGGGAACCAAAAATTCTGTTATGTGTCTCTTAAAAAAGGATTGTCCTAATTTGATCATAATTAAGTGCACGTGCCATTCGTTGGCATTGTGTGCAAGCTACGCGTGCAATAAATTGCCTGATTACATCGAACAACTGATGAGAGACATTTACAGTTATTTAGCGCACAGTCCAAAAAGAAtgccagaatttaaaaatattcagcaAGTTTTGGAGGTAAAACCGTTAAAAATCCTCCACCCGTCAGCGACAAGATGGCTTTCATTAGAGGCTGTAGTTAATAGGAACCTTGAACTTTTTGAAGaattaaatcagttttttgaaAAGCAATCCAACGGAAATAAAAACCAAACGGCCCAACGTATTTTGGATGGTCTAAAAGCAGATTTAACAAAACCGATATTGCTGTTTCTTTCTTATATATTGCCTCTCATTAATAAGCTCAACAGAATGTTCCAAGCTGAACAACCGAAATTTATATCGTTCAAGATTATGGccttttcgataaaaatttcgagaaacatttGA